One stretch of Schlesneria sp. DSM 10557 DNA includes these proteins:
- a CDS encoding M24 family metallopeptidase: MLTEAGCRARRAQLWKSVPSAVEWLLIADPRHVLYLTNFWIHPNTFSSGERCWLLLEREGKATLLGDNFSLRSRAADPFIDDEVMVQWYDHQHSVINRDHALLKAAEQIADRLYGRNGVVEAEWLAVGAFELLGLDHEQHSVKREAKDLHKPGAVDLGTTLRALRRQKHPDEVAVLKECMRAGEAGMKRLREIVRPGISEFEIFCEVQKAATEAAGRPATIYGDFRAASALQPKVGGLPTNHKLENGEMFTLDYSVVLEGYRSDFTNCLTVGKPNAEQQRLFDLVSAAQRNGETVLKAGTRASAVFNAVNQPILEAGLADKFAHHAGHGIGLAHPEAPILVPQGDDVLVAGDVVTLEPGLYVEGIGGIRIEHNYLITETGYERLSQHEISLT; the protein is encoded by the coding sequence ATGTTGACAGAAGCAGGTTGTCGGGCACGTCGCGCTCAGCTTTGGAAAAGCGTTCCTTCTGCCGTGGAGTGGCTGTTGATTGCTGATCCGCGTCATGTGCTGTATCTGACCAACTTCTGGATTCATCCTAATACCTTTTCGTCAGGCGAGCGTTGCTGGTTACTGCTGGAACGCGAAGGAAAGGCGACACTGCTCGGCGACAACTTCTCGTTGCGGAGTCGCGCTGCGGATCCTTTCATTGACGACGAAGTGATGGTGCAGTGGTACGACCATCAACATTCGGTCATCAACCGTGACCATGCTTTGCTGAAGGCCGCCGAACAGATCGCCGACCGTCTTTACGGCCGCAACGGAGTGGTCGAGGCAGAGTGGCTCGCCGTCGGTGCTTTCGAACTGCTGGGGCTCGACCATGAGCAGCATTCGGTCAAGCGAGAAGCGAAGGATCTCCACAAACCGGGCGCCGTGGATTTGGGAACAACACTCCGCGCTTTACGACGTCAGAAGCATCCCGACGAAGTCGCTGTACTGAAGGAGTGTATGCGCGCCGGGGAAGCGGGGATGAAGCGCTTGCGAGAGATTGTCCGCCCTGGGATTTCTGAGTTCGAAATCTTCTGCGAGGTTCAGAAAGCAGCAACCGAAGCGGCGGGACGTCCTGCCACAATTTACGGAGACTTCCGCGCAGCATCTGCGTTACAGCCCAAGGTCGGCGGCTTGCCGACGAATCACAAGCTGGAAAATGGCGAGATGTTCACTCTGGACTACTCGGTGGTTCTGGAGGGGTATCGATCCGACTTCACGAACTGCCTGACAGTCGGTAAGCCCAACGCCGAGCAGCAGCGACTGTTTGATCTGGTTTCTGCCGCGCAGCGGAACGGTGAAACGGTTTTGAAGGCAGGGACACGAGCGAGTGCTGTCTTCAACGCGGTCAATCAGCCAATTCTCGAGGCAGGTCTTGCGGACAAGTTCGCTCACCATGCCGGGCACGGGATTGGACTTGCCCATCCGGAAGCACCGATTCTGGTTCCTCAGGGGGATGATGTACTGGTGGCAGGCGATGTGGTGACGCTGGAGCCAGGGCTTTACGTTGAAGGAATCGGCGGGATCCGTATAGAGCACAACTATCTGATCACAGAAACCGGCTACGAACGATTAAGCCAGCATGAGATTTCACTGACCTAG
- a CDS encoding glutamine amidotransferase, with the protein MLGKLIFGGQSWLIVSMGLFLLGLILVIWRYAQGSIDGVTRWLAPLCKITGLLLLAVCLLEPLWNGQRVRSGANLFVVLADDSQSLTMRDPGASTTWGEQLKHLLNVEQEGWQVRLGQDFDLRRYQFNSRLQSVPDFSGLDFQGSQTSLVAVLNGLKERFRDRPLAGVLLFTDGVATDANDLNLDLGGLPPVYSVALGMPSLSKAIPDLSVSHLTLSETAFEDAPITIQADVTSTAMPTAKVTAEVIDEGGIVVQQQTQAISNDSGTLPFRFQIRPTKSGVSFYEVRVRKEDEAGKGRTGTPAKEEGAAQDLLVPLEDASSIEPTLANNRRLIAVDRGSTKYRILYLCGRPNWEYKYLKRAIDSDEQIQLTGVIRIARKEPKFDWRSKAGEVSNPLFRGFEGKTEETERYDQPVLVRLNTKTPEELADGFPKTLEELYEFHAVVIDDLEAEFFSPDQLSLLERFVSERGGGLLMLGGAESFRQGGYERTPVGRMLPISLTQSSAATTSTGYRLSLTREGWLQPWARLRSTETEEQQRLLELPNFLTLNRGGNVKPGATVIAEAVDASGQQLPGLIVQPFGRGRSAAMMLGDLWRWQLDRTNDQREKDDLGKAWRQTVRWLIADVPERVELRPVPKADLGVPLMRLEARIRTKEFLPQDNASVTVTVKLPDGTVASQPGEPSLQEPGLYEATFAARLAGRYRAEVEVIDQEGERLARAETGWAVDPSADEFAQVTPNVAFLKRIAERTSGEVVPLDGLERFVASLAGRKAPLTEAYTIPLWHQPWMLGLIVACLCAEWGLRRWKGLP; encoded by the coding sequence ATGCTGGGGAAGCTCATCTTCGGAGGGCAGTCATGGCTGATCGTGTCCATGGGACTCTTTCTGTTGGGACTCATCCTCGTCATCTGGCGGTATGCACAGGGCAGCATAGACGGGGTGACTCGCTGGCTTGCCCCGTTGTGCAAGATCACGGGCCTGCTGCTGCTCGCGGTCTGTCTGCTTGAACCCCTCTGGAATGGTCAGCGGGTTCGATCTGGCGCAAACCTGTTCGTCGTTCTGGCAGACGACAGTCAAAGCCTCACCATGCGCGATCCCGGTGCAAGCACCACTTGGGGGGAGCAACTGAAGCATCTGCTCAACGTCGAGCAGGAAGGCTGGCAGGTCCGTCTCGGACAGGATTTTGACTTACGGCGGTATCAGTTCAATTCCCGTCTGCAAAGCGTTCCGGATTTCTCGGGACTGGATTTCCAAGGCTCGCAAACGAGTCTGGTTGCCGTCCTCAATGGGCTCAAAGAACGTTTTCGCGACCGGCCTCTCGCGGGAGTCCTTCTGTTTACCGACGGAGTGGCGACCGATGCGAACGACCTGAACCTTGATCTTGGCGGATTGCCCCCTGTCTACTCTGTCGCGCTGGGGATGCCCTCGCTGTCAAAGGCGATTCCAGACCTGTCCGTGTCGCATTTAACTCTCAGCGAGACGGCGTTCGAAGATGCGCCGATCACGATACAGGCCGATGTGACGTCGACCGCGATGCCGACCGCCAAGGTCACTGCGGAAGTCATTGACGAAGGGGGAATCGTCGTCCAGCAGCAGACACAGGCCATCTCCAATGACTCGGGAACTCTTCCGTTTCGGTTTCAGATCCGACCGACAAAATCGGGCGTCTCGTTCTATGAAGTCCGGGTTCGAAAAGAAGATGAAGCAGGCAAAGGTCGCACTGGAACTCCTGCAAAAGAGGAGGGGGCTGCCCAGGATCTGCTCGTACCTCTCGAAGACGCGTCCTCGATCGAGCCGACACTGGCCAATAATCGCCGTCTGATCGCCGTCGATCGTGGCAGTACGAAGTACCGGATTCTTTATCTGTGCGGTCGACCCAACTGGGAATACAAGTACCTGAAACGGGCGATTGATTCGGACGAACAGATCCAACTGACGGGTGTCATTCGGATCGCTCGCAAAGAGCCGAAATTTGACTGGCGCAGCAAGGCGGGTGAAGTCAGTAATCCGCTGTTCCGTGGCTTTGAAGGAAAAACAGAAGAAACAGAGCGGTACGATCAACCGGTTCTTGTAAGGCTGAATACAAAAACCCCCGAAGAACTTGCCGATGGATTTCCCAAGACTCTCGAGGAATTGTATGAGTTTCACGCCGTCGTGATTGATGACCTTGAAGCCGAGTTTTTCTCTCCTGACCAACTGTCACTGCTGGAACGGTTCGTCAGTGAGCGCGGGGGGGGGCTGCTGATGCTCGGAGGAGCCGAGTCGTTCAGACAGGGGGGATATGAGCGGACTCCGGTCGGTCGGATGTTGCCGATCTCGCTGACGCAATCTTCCGCCGCCACAACGTCGACCGGCTATCGTCTGTCGCTGACTCGCGAAGGTTGGCTGCAACCCTGGGCGCGACTTCGATCGACTGAAACAGAAGAGCAACAGCGACTGCTGGAACTGCCCAACTTCCTCACGCTCAATCGCGGCGGAAACGTCAAGCCAGGTGCCACGGTGATTGCAGAGGCTGTCGATGCGTCAGGTCAGCAGCTTCCCGGGCTGATCGTTCAACCGTTCGGACGAGGTCGCAGTGCAGCGATGATGCTGGGTGATCTGTGGAGGTGGCAACTCGACCGTACAAATGATCAACGCGAGAAAGATGATCTGGGGAAGGCGTGGCGACAGACAGTGCGCTGGCTGATTGCTGACGTGCCCGAGCGGGTGGAACTTCGGCCCGTTCCCAAGGCCGATCTCGGTGTCCCGCTGATGCGGCTTGAAGCTCGAATTCGCACGAAAGAATTTCTGCCACAGGACAATGCTTCCGTGACGGTCACCGTGAAGTTGCCCGACGGTACCGTCGCGTCTCAACCGGGTGAACCTTCGCTGCAGGAACCGGGATTGTACGAGGCGACCTTCGCCGCAAGGCTCGCAGGCCGGTATCGAGCGGAAGTCGAAGTCATTGACCAGGAGGGGGAACGGCTGGCGCGAGCGGAAACGGGGTGGGCCGTTGACCCGTCGGCCGACGAATTCGCACAAGTCACACCCAATGTCGCATTTTTGAAGCGAATCGCCGAACGGACGTCGGGTGAAGTCGTCCCTCTGGATGGACTTGAACGGTTCGTGGCATCGCTGGCGGGCCGTAAGGCACCGCTGACGGAAGCCTACACGATCCCCTTATGGCACCAGCCCTGGATGCTGGGGCTGATCGTCGCCTGTTTGTGTGCGGAATGGGGGCTGCGACGATGGAAAGGACTGCCCTGA
- a CDS encoding TolC family protein — MQSNHRYWLIAVVASSFALSAKSAPAQHLFPTIMPGQRSVQVRDPSQLAKYRIYDSPPPPTVSTTEELEPCPISLDDVIRFSLNRTDVVRILTGATATSSGQTIYDAAITNTTIDQNNARFDPVLSSESAFTHLENPQAVFDPVDPTQTLLNGYITDGFANSTNLTKLNALGGTAGIGWNVNDRRFRPQFSPLNPQADTNTVLSYTQPLLRGAGIQANMAPIVISRINTELSFFVLKDSVQEMVRGVIEGYWTLVAARTDVWSKEQQIEQLEETVRYIKTQMKLGIVNRADLSQVQVTLANTRANLVTSRANMIQREDALRNLIGMPPSDGKQLIPHTPPTDERFHPDWSKLLEIAAERRPDLVEMKLIIEADEQQIILARNSALPQLDGVALYRWNGLEGTTPAGPPIRTGAGEHTDWTLGVNFSVPLGLRQARATLRQRELIIARDRINLHQGLHNAAHILATNIRSLDQYYELYLAYREVREAAKTNLDYQLAKYRTGNGILINVLQAVTDWGNAISNEANSLANYNTTLATLERQSGTILETHGVTFYEERYGSIGPLGRFFVDSCYAAETRPGENGERYPMSEKPAEEKFDLKRPKDLRDKPPAIDYDKIPLPTLEESVDDVPPEPDTKDDDDAPIPAPSTDRRRSAIRVVSNTEESSPEESASVRRSNDRRREIESLKPKSIRARIFGWGSR; from the coding sequence ATGCAGTCCAATCATCGATACTGGCTGATCGCAGTCGTGGCATCGAGCTTTGCCTTATCCGCAAAGTCTGCCCCGGCGCAGCACCTTTTTCCGACGATCATGCCGGGCCAACGGTCGGTCCAGGTGCGAGATCCTTCCCAGCTTGCCAAATATCGCATCTACGATTCCCCTCCCCCGCCGACTGTCTCCACGACAGAAGAGCTGGAACCCTGTCCCATTTCACTGGATGACGTTATTCGGTTTTCCTTAAACCGAACGGATGTTGTGCGCATTCTGACAGGCGCCACGGCAACATCGAGCGGCCAGACGATTTACGACGCCGCCATCACCAACACCACGATCGACCAGAACAACGCCCGGTTCGATCCCGTCCTCTCCTCCGAGAGTGCGTTTACTCATCTGGAAAATCCTCAGGCCGTTTTCGACCCTGTCGATCCGACACAGACGCTGCTGAACGGCTACATCACGGATGGATTCGCCAATTCGACGAACCTCACCAAACTGAATGCGTTGGGGGGAACTGCAGGAATCGGCTGGAACGTCAATGATCGCCGATTTCGGCCTCAATTCAGCCCGCTTAATCCGCAAGCGGATACCAATACGGTCCTCAGCTACACGCAGCCATTGCTTCGGGGGGCAGGCATCCAGGCCAACATGGCTCCGATTGTCATCTCGCGAATCAACACCGAGCTCTCCTTCTTCGTTCTGAAAGATTCCGTTCAGGAGATGGTTCGCGGTGTCATCGAAGGGTACTGGACCCTGGTCGCCGCCCGAACCGACGTTTGGTCGAAGGAACAACAGATCGAACAACTGGAAGAGACGGTGCGCTACATCAAGACTCAGATGAAGCTGGGCATCGTTAATCGAGCCGACTTGTCTCAGGTGCAGGTGACACTGGCGAACACGCGAGCCAACCTGGTCACATCGCGCGCCAACATGATTCAACGCGAAGATGCATTGCGAAACCTCATCGGGATGCCTCCGTCGGATGGCAAGCAGCTCATTCCGCACACGCCCCCCACGGACGAGCGATTTCATCCTGACTGGTCGAAACTTCTCGAGATTGCCGCCGAGAGAAGGCCTGACCTGGTTGAGATGAAACTCATCATCGAAGCAGACGAGCAGCAGATTATTCTCGCCAGGAACTCGGCGTTGCCTCAGTTAGACGGAGTTGCCCTGTACCGCTGGAACGGGCTGGAAGGAACCACGCCCGCCGGACCTCCGATTCGGACGGGGGCCGGGGAGCATACCGACTGGACCCTTGGGGTCAATTTTTCTGTTCCGCTGGGCCTGCGTCAGGCCCGCGCCACTCTGCGGCAGCGGGAACTGATCATTGCCCGCGACCGGATTAATCTTCACCAGGGCCTGCATAACGCGGCTCATATTCTGGCAACGAACATCCGAAGTCTCGACCAGTACTACGAACTCTATCTCGCCTACCGCGAGGTTCGTGAAGCGGCCAAGACGAACCTCGATTATCAACTCGCCAAGTACCGAACCGGAAACGGAATTCTGATCAACGTCCTGCAAGCGGTGACGGACTGGGGGAACGCGATTTCCAACGAAGCCAATTCGCTCGCGAACTACAACACGACGCTAGCCACACTGGAACGGCAGAGTGGAACCATTCTGGAAACCCACGGTGTTACGTTCTACGAAGAACGCTACGGCTCGATCGGCCCGCTGGGACGCTTCTTCGTCGATTCATGCTATGCGGCGGAGACTCGCCCAGGCGAGAACGGTGAACGTTACCCCATGTCAGAAAAGCCCGCCGAAGAAAAGTTCGATTTGAAACGGCCAAAGGATCTTCGGGACAAGCCCCCGGCAATCGACTACGACAAGATCCCGTTGCCCACGCTGGAGGAAAGTGTCGACGACGTTCCGCCCGAACCCGATACCAAAGACGATGACGACGCTCCCATCCCCGCTCCCTCGACTGACCGACGACGTTCGGCGATTCGCGTCGTTTCCAACACTGAGGAATCCAGTCCAGAAGAGTCGGCATCCGTTCGACGCAGCAACGATCGGCGACGTGAAATTGAATCCCTGAAGCCGAAATCGATTCGTGCTCGAATTTTCGGGTGGGGATCCCGCTAA
- a CDS encoding DUF1559 domain-containing protein — translation MPRLMSESYARCAPSGRRTKHAGFTLIELLVVIAIIAVLIALLLPAVQQAREAARRTQCKNNLKQMGLACHNYESTFQCFPSSGEFTVFTSANFRSFTPASTFTQMLPFIDQSTVYNAMNLNLHYTNSANSVNKAMSSTKIGAFLCPSNGSTQADPFGYGLTDYMPIAYSDVTDSNLRGNSTACPGPQCKQTWEKDSLLGFHNKISECTDGLSNTMAIIEANGRTETVYSTSYALGAVFGGAGNNIYPGTDTTQTNGTAGGAPSSVPGRWADPDSGSGISGPPANRGPLINNNKMPRGGPANCPWTTNNCGPNDEPFSQHVGGVQALFGDGSVRFLSENMDFWLTRNLAVLDDGNVVGEF, via the coding sequence ATGCCTCGTTTGATGTCTGAGTCGTATGCTCGATGCGCACCGTCTGGTCGACGGACGAAGCACGCTGGCTTCACTCTGATCGAGTTGCTTGTTGTCATCGCCATTATCGCCGTCCTGATCGCTCTGCTGTTGCCCGCCGTTCAGCAGGCTCGTGAAGCTGCTCGCCGCACCCAATGCAAGAACAACCTCAAGCAAATGGGTCTGGCATGTCACAACTATGAATCCACGTTCCAGTGCTTCCCTTCGTCGGGCGAATTCACTGTCTTTACCAGCGCCAATTTCCGGTCATTTACTCCCGCCTCGACTTTCACGCAGATGTTGCCGTTCATCGATCAGTCGACCGTCTACAACGCGATGAACCTCAATCTGCACTACACGAATTCTGCAAACTCCGTGAACAAGGCCATGTCCAGCACGAAGATTGGGGCGTTCCTCTGCCCCAGTAACGGGTCAACACAAGCTGACCCGTTCGGATATGGGCTGACGGACTATATGCCGATCGCCTATTCCGACGTGACCGACAGCAACCTGCGTGGCAACTCAACCGCCTGTCCGGGACCACAGTGTAAGCAGACCTGGGAGAAGGACTCACTGCTCGGTTTCCACAATAAGATTTCGGAATGTACCGACGGTCTCAGCAACACGATGGCGATCATCGAAGCCAACGGTCGTACGGAAACCGTCTATTCCACCAGCTACGCCCTGGGAGCTGTGTTCGGTGGAGCGGGTAACAATATCTACCCCGGAACCGATACCACCCAGACCAACGGAACAGCAGGGGGTGCTCCCTCGTCCGTTCCTGGACGCTGGGCCGATCCAGATAGCGGTTCGGGCATTTCCGGTCCGCCAGCCAACCGAGGTCCTCTGATCAATAACAACAAGATGCCACGCGGCGGGCCAGCTAACTGTCCCTGGACCACCAACAATTGCGGCCCTAACGACGAACCGTTCAGCCAGCACGTTGGTGGCGTTCAGGCTCTATTCGGTGACGGTTCGGTCCGATTCCTGAGCGAGAACATGGACTTCTGGCTGACACGTAACCTGGCCGTCCTCGACGATGGCAATGTGGTCGGCGAATTCTAA
- a CDS encoding NAD(P)/FAD-dependent oxidoreductase, with translation MSVTERVVIIGSGPAGWSAAIYAARANLEPLVFEGAITDENRIRGTLPLGQLSMTTEVENYPGFPAGDLSPYLKSSLPEANVPFRDPHMTGVTGPELMELMRQQAKNFGTRIVTDDVVSVDLSKRPFTLKTLEGQEYTAHSLIIATGARANYLGLPSEDLYKNRGVSACAVCDGALPRFRNKSLVVVGGGDSAMEEATYLTKFASTVYLVHRRGEFRASKIMAQRVLENPKITVKWFTTVEEVLGDEKKGVTGVRLKNLQTSETEVLEAGGMFCAIGHTPNTDFLAKQVKTDDKGYIVYSLPFRTNTSVEGVFAAGDVADSYYRQAITSAGTGCMAALDAERFLATKGVH, from the coding sequence ATGAGTGTGACGGAACGAGTTGTGATCATCGGATCCGGACCAGCCGGATGGTCAGCGGCAATCTACGCGGCGCGAGCGAATCTCGAACCGCTTGTTTTTGAAGGCGCGATCACGGACGAAAACCGGATCCGCGGGACATTGCCGCTGGGCCAGCTTTCCATGACGACCGAAGTCGAAAACTATCCCGGGTTTCCTGCGGGCGACCTGAGTCCTTATCTCAAGTCATCGCTTCCCGAAGCGAATGTCCCCTTCCGTGATCCTCACATGACCGGGGTCACCGGTCCTGAACTGATGGAACTGATGCGGCAGCAGGCGAAGAACTTCGGCACGCGGATCGTCACTGATGACGTCGTGTCAGTCGATCTTTCCAAGCGTCCCTTCACGTTGAAGACCCTGGAAGGCCAGGAATATACCGCTCATTCGCTGATCATCGCGACGGGAGCCCGCGCAAACTACCTGGGCCTCCCTTCGGAAGATCTCTACAAGAACCGTGGCGTTTCGGCCTGTGCCGTCTGTGATGGGGCCTTGCCACGCTTCCGCAACAAGTCGCTGGTCGTGGTCGGGGGGGGTGACAGCGCCATGGAAGAAGCCACCTATCTGACCAAATTCGCTTCGACGGTGTACCTCGTTCACCGCCGGGGAGAGTTCCGTGCCAGCAAGATTATGGCTCAACGCGTTCTCGAGAACCCCAAGATTACGGTGAAATGGTTCACCACCGTCGAAGAAGTGCTGGGAGACGAGAAGAAGGGTGTGACGGGCGTTCGTCTCAAAAACCTGCAAACCTCGGAGACAGAAGTTCTGGAGGCAGGGGGGATGTTCTGTGCCATCGGACATACTCCCAACACCGACTTCCTCGCGAAGCAGGTAAAAACCGACGACAAAGGATACATCGTTTACTCGCTTCCTTTCCGCACCAACACCAGCGTGGAGGGCGTCTTTGCTGCTGGCGACGTTGCCGACAGTTACTACCGTCAGGCGATTACGTCGGCGGGCACGGGATGTATGGCGGCACTCGACGCAGAACGATTCCTTGCGACGAAAGGGGTTCACTAG
- a CDS encoding ABC transporter ATP-binding protein, with translation MIEIRDVCKVYNLGEVQVHALKDAQLTIEQGEYVALIGPSGSGKSTLMNTLGCLDRPTSGSYKLAGEEIATMSNDDRARIRNQRIGFVFQNFNLLNRTSALENVELPLLYARGFSAAERHRRAIEKLSLVGLASRLDHHPSQLSGGQQQRVAIARALVNEPAILMGDEPTGNLDSKTSREVITLFRELNETAGITVILVTHDANVAKNAKRVVVLRDGGIVCDTTDFRQALQVLQSGLDE, from the coding sequence TTGATTGAGATTCGGGATGTCTGCAAGGTCTATAACCTGGGTGAAGTCCAGGTTCATGCGTTGAAGGATGCGCAGCTGACGATTGAGCAGGGTGAGTATGTCGCGTTGATCGGGCCGTCCGGGTCGGGCAAAAGTACTCTCATGAATACCCTGGGGTGTCTCGATCGGCCTACCTCGGGGAGTTACAAGCTGGCGGGGGAAGAGATCGCCACGATGTCCAATGATGACCGGGCGCGAATCCGGAATCAGCGGATTGGGTTTGTTTTCCAGAACTTCAACCTGCTAAATCGCACCTCGGCACTGGAGAACGTCGAACTGCCGCTTCTTTACGCCAGAGGATTCTCGGCCGCCGAACGCCATCGTCGCGCCATTGAGAAATTGTCGCTGGTCGGACTGGCCAGTCGGCTGGACCATCACCCGAGCCAGCTTTCCGGAGGACAACAGCAGCGGGTGGCGATCGCTCGCGCTCTGGTGAACGAGCCGGCGATCCTGATGGGGGATGAGCCTACGGGAAATCTCGACTCCAAAACTAGCCGCGAAGTCATCACGCTGTTCCGTGAGCTGAACGAAACTGCGGGAATCACTGTCATTCTCGTGACCCACGACGCCAATGTGGCAAAAAATGCCAAACGGGTCGTCGTGCTGCGCGATGGGGGCATCGTTTGCGACACGACAGACTTTCGCCAGGCGTTACAAGTGTTACAGTCCGGACTTGATGAATAA